TGAGGAAGTCTGACTTCTTTGTCTCTTCAAATCATTATGTTAACTTTGGGGTTGAAAGAGTAAAAATTTAGTATCAAAAGAACCAACTCGAGACCATAATTGACGATCCTCCGAATTATTGCCCTTGTAATTTATGTAACTGTAGTTTCCATTTATGGAATAATTACACTTCCTTTCGATAAAAAACACAATATTTATTTCAAACTTGCCCGAATTTTCCCTTGGGGAATCCTCAAGATCAGTGGTATAAAACTGGTTGTAACAGGCACCGAGAACATCGACAAGGAGCGGGCTTATGTATATGTGCCGAATCACTCGGGGCTTTACGATATACCTGCCATGCAATATTCTGTGCCAAACAGAATGGTGATGATTTTTAAAAAAGAACTTGGGCGGATCCCGTTTTTCGGATGGCAACTGCTGATGGGACCCTATATATCCGTTGACAGAAAAAATCCTAAAAGTGGAATGCACAGTATCGAAGAAGCCGACAGACTTCTGAACGAGAGAAAATATTCAGTTCTTCTTTTTGCGGAAGGGACAAGGAGCAAGGATGGAGAGGTACATGAGTTCAAGCGGGGGGCTTTTTATCTCGCAGTCAAGGTTAAGCATCCGATTGTTCCTGTCACAATCGTGGGAGCCCGTGAGAGAGTAAATGCAGGAGGGAAATTCAAAATTGTACCCGGGACGATATATGTTCATTACGACAAACCGGTATTTCCACCCGAAGGAAATATTGGTAAAAAAGAGGAACTTGAGTTGATGGAAAAGGTGCGAAACAAAATAATTGAAAATAAAATCAGGATGGAAAATGAGCGTAACAGTTGATGATGTAAAATACATCGCAAAACTTTCAATGCTTCGATTTGATGAAAAGGAGATTGAACAGTTTACACAGGAATTCAACAAAATTATTGAATATGTTGACCAGTTGAATGATATTGATTTATCTGATGTCGAACCGCTTTACCACCCCATTGAGGGAAGTGAGGCAACACTTCGAAACGATGAGCCGGCACCCTCTTTAAATCATGAGAAAGCCTTTAAAAATGCACCCCAAAGGGAGGGAGACCATTTTGCGGTACCAAAAGTAATCAATTCCGACAACAGATAGTGACAATCATAATCAAATAATCCTTCTAAAACCGGCAATCAGGAAGAATATCAAGAAAATTTTATGAAAATAGTTGCAATTATCCCCGCAAGGTACGGTTCCACCCGTTTACCGGGGAAACCTTTGGCTCAGATACTCGACAAACCTATGATCGAGTGGGTTTACAAAAGCGTCAGGAAATCAAGGCTTGTTGAGAGAATAATTGTGGCTACGGACGATCAGAGAGTTTACGATGCGGTGAAGAATTTTGGCGGTGAAGTTGTGATGACACCTGCGGATATGCAGACGGGCTCTGACCGTATCGCTTATGTGGCAAATCAGCTTCCCGATGCAGAGATAGTTATAAATGTTCAGGGAGATGAACCATTTATTTCAGGCAGCATAATTGATGACGCTGTAATGCCTCTTTTGGTTGATCCAAAACTTCAGGTTTCAACTCTTGTTAAAAAAATTTCCACACAGGATGATCTCAACAATCCATCAGTTGTGAAAGTTGTTTTTGATAATTTCAGCAATGCAATCTATTTCTCCAGGTCGCCAATTCCTTATTTGAGGGAGGGTGATTTAATTCAATCCGCTCTCGATTCGGGAAGGTTTTATAAGCATATCGGGCTTTATGTTTACCGGAAGGAATTCCTTCTTTATTATACAAGGCTGCCACAATCGTCACTGGAGGATGCTGAGAAACTTGAGCAATTGAGAATTCTCGAGAACGGATACGACATAAGAGTAGTGGAAACCGAGATTGAGAGCATTTCTGTGGATACGGCTGAAGACCTCTACAAGGCAAGAACCTATGCGTTATCATTTTCTTAGAAATATTAAAGAGTTTTTATATTTGATATGAATTGTATATTTTGCGACATCATAAAAAATGATAATCATGAGGGACTGATATACCGGGATGAGAAGGTGGTATCATTTCTCGATATCAGACCATTGAGCTACGGACATACTTTGGTTGTACCTGTGGAGCATCACAAAGATTTCAGGGAAATGCCGGTTGAAATGATGGGGTATTATTTTGAAAAGGTTCAGAAGATTGCTCTTGCAGTAGAGAAAGCCACTGGTGCACACGGTTTCAATATCATATGCAATACTGGAGAAGCTGCCACACAGACGGTCTTTCATCTCCACTTT
The nucleotide sequence above comes from Ignavibacteria bacterium. Encoded proteins:
- a CDS encoding 1-acyl-sn-glycerol-3-phosphate acyltransferase, with amino-acid sequence MTILRIIALVIYVTVVSIYGIITLPFDKKHNIYFKLARIFPWGILKISGIKLVVTGTENIDKERAYVYVPNHSGLYDIPAMQYSVPNRMVMIFKKELGRIPFFGWQLLMGPYISVDRKNPKSGMHSIEEADRLLNERKYSVLLFAEGTRSKDGEVHEFKRGAFYLAVKVKHPIVPVTIVGARERVNAGGKFKIVPGTIYVHYDKPVFPPEGNIGKKEELELMEKVRNKIIENKIRMENERNS
- the gatC gene encoding Asp-tRNA(Asn)/Glu-tRNA(Gln) amidotransferase subunit GatC — encoded protein: MSVTVDDVKYIAKLSMLRFDEKEIEQFTQEFNKIIEYVDQLNDIDLSDVEPLYHPIEGSEATLRNDEPAPSLNHEKAFKNAPQREGDHFAVPKVINSDNR
- the kdsB gene encoding 3-deoxy-manno-octulosonate cytidylyltransferase, with translation MKIVAIIPARYGSTRLPGKPLAQILDKPMIEWVYKSVRKSRLVERIIVATDDQRVYDAVKNFGGEVVMTPADMQTGSDRIAYVANQLPDAEIVINVQGDEPFISGSIIDDAVMPLLVDPKLQVSTLVKKISTQDDLNNPSVVKVVFDNFSNAIYFSRSPIPYLREGDLIQSALDSGRFYKHIGLYVYRKEFLLYYTRLPQSSLEDAEKLEQLRILENGYDIRVVETEIESISVDTAEDLYKARTYALSFS
- a CDS encoding HIT family protein; translation: MNCIFCDIIKNDNHEGLIYRDEKVVSFLDIRPLSYGHTLVVPVEHHKDFREMPVEMMGYYFEKVQKIALAVEKATGAHGFNIICNTGEAATQTVFHLHFHIIPRFHDDNIFKRLDFKKYDEVITMQSYAEKIKKHLE